Proteins co-encoded in one Vicinamibacterales bacterium genomic window:
- a CDS encoding protein kinase: MLDRDFGKYRLIRRLGRGGMADVYLARDTARNVEIALKVVEQKPDRDSREICEAECRGAALQDQFSRVDSHVPAVHAYATIDEYFCIDMEYVDGEDLAERIERGPLAAETAAWVASEVCEFLQKAHEFEATLDDRKLRGIIHGDIKPKNVRLNLAGHVKVLDFGIAKGLALSRKLTRNDFGSLAYLSPERLESGEVDIHVDFWSVGILLYEMLSGTPPFEAETNSKLEARIRSRQPPPPLPDSVPPALVRLVLKLLAGDLHRRYQSAGDIRADLDAFRAGRETRADREWLAESEHEATRRTVLEGTPLDTNAEITRRTIEPEHALDLDADSEATRRTLAGPPPVPRPGGEAAEAVAVPVAPTAWALRLTRARRFAAIAVVLGSIGVVGNEAIVWSAAKKLRADVATAKPPEMHGVWNEYQDLSHRSLLGIGLVGVRGQLKDRLLEQAERVIGDYRQDAPVVREAQWRDAAGWLTDALRLDPSDKRLTARLRYCEGQVQRITGEARKRGRQAAAQPLHDAVVDFEDAARLDNRWPDPYLGLARTYVYGLEDLDKAIAALHEAETRGYRPGNRELVQIGDGYRSRADRMRREAGSVRGLAQERDCLQKAADDYRHALEIYGKAIGFGEVSAVMRQVQARLDEVQKRLDGLTAPTEG, encoded by the coding sequence ATGCTCGACCGTGATTTCGGCAAGTATCGGCTGATTCGCCGCCTTGGGCGGGGCGGGATGGCCGATGTCTACCTGGCCCGTGACACGGCCCGGAACGTCGAGATTGCGCTCAAGGTGGTCGAGCAGAAGCCGGACCGCGATTCGCGCGAGATCTGCGAAGCCGAGTGCCGCGGAGCCGCATTGCAGGATCAGTTCAGCCGCGTCGACAGCCACGTGCCGGCCGTGCACGCGTACGCGACGATCGACGAGTATTTCTGCATCGACATGGAGTACGTGGACGGCGAGGACCTCGCGGAGCGCATCGAACGCGGGCCGCTGGCGGCCGAGACTGCGGCGTGGGTTGCGTCGGAAGTCTGCGAATTCCTCCAGAAGGCCCACGAATTCGAGGCGACGCTCGACGATCGGAAGCTGCGCGGAATCATCCACGGCGACATCAAGCCGAAGAACGTCCGGCTGAATCTCGCCGGCCACGTGAAGGTGCTGGACTTCGGGATCGCCAAGGGCCTTGCGCTCAGTCGCAAGCTCACGCGCAACGACTTCGGCAGCCTGGCGTACCTGTCGCCCGAACGCCTCGAGAGCGGCGAGGTGGACATCCACGTCGACTTCTGGTCGGTCGGGATCCTCCTGTACGAGATGTTGTCCGGCACCCCGCCGTTCGAGGCCGAGACGAACTCGAAGCTCGAGGCCCGCATTCGGTCGCGCCAGCCTCCTCCACCGCTGCCCGATTCAGTTCCGCCGGCACTGGTCCGCCTGGTGCTCAAACTGCTGGCCGGCGATCTCCACCGACGGTACCAATCGGCTGGCGACATTCGCGCCGACCTCGACGCATTCCGGGCAGGCCGGGAAACACGGGCGGATCGTGAGTGGCTCGCCGAGTCGGAGCACGAGGCCACTCGGCGCACCGTGCTCGAGGGGACGCCGCTCGACACCAACGCCGAGATCACGCGCCGGACGATCGAGCCGGAGCACGCCCTCGACCTGGACGCGGACAGCGAGGCGACGCGGAGAACGCTCGCCGGGCCGCCGCCGGTTCCACGGCCGGGCGGTGAGGCCGCCGAAGCGGTTGCGGTCCCGGTCGCGCCAACCGCCTGGGCTCTGCGCCTGACGCGCGCGCGACGGTTCGCCGCCATCGCCGTCGTCCTCGGGTCGATCGGCGTCGTCGGGAACGAGGCCATCGTCTGGAGCGCGGCCAAGAAGCTGCGAGCGGACGTCGCCACCGCAAAGCCCCCCGAGATGCACGGCGTCTGGAACGAATACCAGGACCTGTCGCATCGGAGCCTGCTTGGCATCGGCCTGGTCGGCGTGCGCGGACAGCTCAAGGATCGGCTCCTCGAGCAGGCGGAACGCGTGATCGGCGACTACCGGCAGGATGCGCCCGTCGTCCGCGAAGCCCAGTGGCGCGACGCCGCGGGCTGGTTGACCGACGCGTTGCGCCTCGATCCGAGCGACAAGCGACTGACCGCACGGCTGCGGTACTGCGAAGGCCAGGTTCAGCGGATCACCGGCGAAGCGCGGAAGCGCGGCAGGCAGGCCGCGGCGCAGCCGCTGCACGACGCGGTCGTCGACTTCGAGGACGCCGCCCGCCTCGACAACCGTTGGCCCGATCCGTACCTCGGTCTGGCGCGGACCTATGTCTACGGCCTCGAGGATCTCGACAAGGCGATCGCCGCGTTGCACGAGGCCGAGACGCGCGGGTACCGTCCCGGCAATCGGGAACTCGTCCAGATCGGCGATGGGTATCGCAGCCGTGCGGACCGCATGCGTCGTGAAGCAGGCAGCGTACGCGGCCTGGCGCAGGAGCGCGACTGCCTGCAGAAAGCGGCGGACGACTATCGCCACGCGCTGGAGATCTACGGCAAAGCGATCGGTTTTGGTGAGGTGAGCGCGGTGATGCGTCAGGTGCAGGCCAGACTGGACGAAGTCCAGAAGCGCCTGGACGGCCTGACCGCGCCCACGGAGGGCTAG
- a CDS encoding protein phosphatase 2C domain-containing protein, with protein sequence MPSTIAPRPPLVAAAASHAGLVRENNEDRFHCDAERGLFTVIDGVGGQAAGEKAAETARSMIRARLERETGSPAERLREAITLANNEVHHLAQSDPAWSGMACVLTAALVRDGRLTVGHVGDTRLYICRDGQITKVTHDHSPVGEREDAGELDELDAMRHPRRNEIFRDVGSEPHEPGDDDFIEVLDGPFSDDDALLICTDGLTDLVTSSAIGDIVYGNAAEPQAVVDRLIEAANDEGGKDNVTAVFVAGPRFAETARRRRGRIGGAGRGTGAPAVRVARRWPWGWIAGAVLVGCGIGLAAAYGALSTIDGLSGRLLEATRPTSWSRTWRVGAGPDADAATIDAALKRAQRGDAIEVERGVYDAPIVLDRGIRLVSRDSREAILVPRPGLTLDTPAVTIREQAQLVGFRISGLPERRLGIGVRIEDGEAEVSDVEVTAAEVAAVVFAPRSRGVLRGSRIASNPGVGVIVEPEAFPRLINNVVASNGSGPTPGGGREPEGAGKPGIEIRERADAFFSGNIVTGQNRPDQIVGLQPARLAEVLRDNIVRRNADDAAQKPAPPAPRARTPRT encoded by the coding sequence ATGCCTAGCACCATCGCGCCCCGCCCACCGCTCGTCGCGGCGGCCGCGAGTCATGCCGGGCTCGTCCGCGAGAACAACGAGGACCGGTTCCACTGCGACGCCGAACGCGGTCTGTTCACCGTCATCGACGGCGTCGGCGGTCAGGCGGCAGGCGAGAAAGCCGCCGAGACGGCACGGTCGATGATCCGCGCGCGGCTCGAGCGCGAGACCGGGAGCCCCGCCGAGCGGCTGCGCGAAGCGATCACGCTGGCCAACAACGAGGTGCACCACCTCGCGCAATCCGATCCGGCGTGGAGCGGGATGGCGTGTGTGCTGACGGCCGCACTCGTGCGCGACGGCCGCCTGACCGTCGGCCACGTGGGCGACACGCGCCTGTACATCTGCCGCGACGGGCAGATCACCAAGGTGACGCACGACCACTCGCCGGTCGGCGAGCGCGAGGACGCGGGCGAACTCGACGAACTCGATGCGATGCGCCACCCGCGCCGCAACGAGATCTTCCGCGACGTGGGATCCGAGCCGCACGAGCCCGGCGACGACGATTTCATCGAAGTCCTCGACGGCCCCTTTTCGGACGATGATGCGCTGCTCATCTGCACGGATGGCCTCACCGATCTCGTCACCTCGTCGGCCATCGGGGACATCGTGTACGGGAATGCCGCCGAGCCGCAGGCGGTGGTGGACCGGCTGATCGAGGCGGCGAACGACGAAGGCGGCAAGGACAACGTGACGGCGGTGTTCGTCGCGGGACCGCGGTTCGCCGAAACCGCCCGGCGGCGGCGCGGCCGCATCGGCGGCGCGGGGCGAGGTACTGGCGCGCCCGCAGTGCGTGTGGCACGGAGATGGCCGTGGGGCTGGATCGCGGGTGCGGTCTTGGTCGGGTGCGGAATCGGCCTCGCCGCGGCGTACGGGGCGTTGTCGACGATCGACGGCCTCTCCGGCCGGCTGCTCGAGGCCACGCGGCCGACGTCGTGGTCCCGGACGTGGCGTGTCGGCGCCGGGCCGGACGCGGACGCCGCGACGATCGATGCGGCGCTCAAGCGCGCGCAACGCGGCGACGCGATCGAGGTGGAACGCGGCGTCTACGATGCGCCCATCGTGCTCGACCGCGGGATTCGACTCGTGAGCCGAGATTCCCGGGAGGCGATCCTGGTGCCCCGTCCTGGCCTGACCCTCGACACGCCGGCGGTGACGATTCGCGAGCAGGCTCAACTGGTCGGCTTCCGAATCTCCGGCCTCCCCGAACGCCGGCTCGGCATCGGCGTGCGGATCGAGGATGGCGAAGCCGAGGTCAGCGATGTGGAGGTGACGGCTGCGGAGGTCGCGGCGGTGGTGTTCGCGCCCCGATCGCGCGGCGTGCTGCGCGGGAGTCGGATCGCGTCGAATCCAGGCGTCGGCGTGATCGTCGAACCCGAGGCGTTTCCGCGGCTGATCAACAACGTGGTCGCGTCCAACGGGAGCGGCCCGACACCGGGAGGCGGCCGCGAGCCGGAGGGCGCCGGCAAGCCCGGCATCGAGATCCGCGAGAGGGCCGACGCCTTCTTCTCGGGCAACATCGTCACCGGCCAGAATCGGCCCGACCAGATCGTGGGACTGCAACCGGCGAGACTCGCCGAGGTGCTCCGCGACAACATCGTGCGGCGGAACGCAGACGATGCGGCGCAGAAGCCGGCACCGCCCGCGCCCCGCGCGAGGACTCCCAGGACTTGA
- a CDS encoding FHA domain-containing protein: MPDTDKLATGKAIILEIVRAMRANLEPLLYTTVAPSRFFVYLHPADHQRIEGIVPLIAEQAKRALDDEVRAWNERAKSGGFARKLLGGEEAHPPIDAPPESWEIRFEPDADGEMAPGDIAIASELTLPAQPEFEGSRTRRITTMRRGEHTSSREVVAPAAPAPGSAGTLYATLTYEDKQGRQRVPVTRSPIVIGRGGVGYWVDIKLDASPDVSREHVRLRRDDVSGQFFLKDLSSLGTTVDGVAIPSSVEVVEGRKRDKGVEVPLPSRARIGLANAIVLEFEVGSGS, translated from the coding sequence ATGCCAGACACCGACAAACTTGCGACCGGCAAGGCGATCATCCTGGAGATCGTCCGTGCGATGCGGGCCAACCTCGAGCCACTGCTCTACACGACCGTGGCGCCGTCCCGCTTCTTCGTCTACCTCCATCCGGCCGATCACCAGCGGATCGAGGGCATCGTCCCGCTGATCGCCGAACAGGCGAAGCGCGCGCTGGATGACGAGGTCCGCGCCTGGAACGAGCGGGCGAAATCCGGCGGGTTCGCGCGAAAGCTGCTCGGAGGCGAGGAAGCCCACCCGCCGATCGACGCACCGCCCGAATCGTGGGAGATCCGCTTCGAGCCCGACGCGGACGGCGAGATGGCACCCGGCGATATCGCGATCGCATCCGAGTTGACGCTGCCCGCGCAGCCGGAGTTCGAAGGCTCGCGCACGCGACGCATCACCACCATGCGCCGAGGCGAGCATACGAGCAGCCGCGAGGTCGTCGCGCCGGCGGCGCCCGCGCCCGGTTCGGCTGGAACCCTGTATGCCACGCTGACGTATGAGGATAAGCAGGGACGCCAGCGGGTGCCGGTGACCAGGAGCCCGATCGTCATCGGCCGCGGCGGCGTCGGGTACTGGGTGGACATCAAGCTGGACGCGTCACCGGACGTGTCACGCGAGCACGTACGGCTCCGGCGCGACGACGTGTCGGGCCAGTTCTTCCTGAAGGACCTGAGCAGCCTCGGCACGACGGTGGACGGCGTGGCAATTCCGTCGAGCGTCGAGGTGGTCGAAGGCCGCAAACGCGACAAGGGTGTGGAGGTGCCGTTGCCGTCCCGCGCACGGATCGGCCTTGCGAACGCCATCGTCCTCGAGTTCGAGGTCGGGAGCGGATCGTGA
- a CDS encoding sigma-54 dependent transcriptional regulator, translating into MSRQILVLDTPASVLSELREALATVVDPSAQVEVVCDGAEVVRRLEREPPVDVLVVPYPDGDGRTAAVDVIRRVRAIDTGLPVIAVAAQGDVRIAAEAVEAGATDFLVRGDRLRERLATLVGKVRHTLALVDRNRALKEQNVRLRQRDRERSQIVGESPQILEVLERIVRVAAIPRPVLIVGERGTGKELVARAIHATAGKGERPFVAVNCAAFPETLLESELFGHERGAFTGAERLAPGKFEQANGGTLFLDEISRMPLPFQQKILRVVEYGTFTRIGGTQELRSSARLLAASNVDLEAGIRAGWFLPDLYDRLAFETVRVPPLRERQGDIRFLARHFLREFLREVPSLGEKGFAEDALELLERHSFPGNVRELKTTIERAAYRDTTREINIEDLALPLPAAASSAGGTFSERVAAFERQLVHDALEASHGNQADAARHLGLAYHRFRYYAHKYR; encoded by the coding sequence ATGTCTCGCCAGATCCTGGTTCTCGATACCCCGGCATCGGTGCTGAGCGAACTCCGCGAGGCCCTGGCGACCGTGGTCGATCCGTCCGCGCAGGTGGAGGTGGTGTGCGATGGCGCCGAGGTGGTGCGCCGCCTCGAGCGCGAGCCGCCCGTCGACGTCCTGGTCGTGCCATACCCGGACGGCGATGGGCGCACGGCGGCCGTCGACGTGATTCGCCGCGTGCGCGCGATCGACACCGGGCTGCCGGTGATTGCGGTGGCGGCGCAGGGCGACGTGCGGATTGCCGCGGAGGCGGTCGAGGCCGGAGCGACCGACTTCCTCGTGCGGGGCGACCGGCTGCGCGAGCGCCTGGCGACGCTCGTTGGCAAGGTGCGGCACACGCTGGCGCTCGTCGATCGGAACCGCGCATTGAAAGAGCAGAACGTCAGGCTGCGGCAGCGAGACCGGGAGCGATCGCAAATCGTCGGCGAGTCGCCGCAGATTCTGGAGGTGCTGGAGCGCATCGTGCGGGTGGCCGCGATTCCGCGTCCGGTGCTCATCGTCGGCGAGCGCGGGACGGGCAAGGAGCTCGTGGCCCGTGCGATCCACGCGACGGCGGGCAAGGGCGAGCGGCCGTTCGTGGCGGTGAACTGTGCGGCGTTTCCCGAGACGCTGCTCGAGAGCGAGCTGTTCGGCCACGAACGCGGTGCCTTCACCGGTGCCGAACGCCTGGCCCCAGGGAAGTTCGAGCAGGCCAACGGCGGCACGCTCTTCCTCGACGAGATCTCGAGGATGCCGCTGCCGTTCCAGCAGAAGATCCTGCGCGTGGTCGAGTACGGGACGTTCACCCGCATCGGCGGGACGCAGGAATTGCGGTCGAGCGCGCGGCTGCTGGCGGCGAGCAATGTGGATCTCGAAGCCGGCATTCGGGCCGGCTGGTTTCTCCCCGACCTGTACGATCGGCTGGCCTTCGAGACCGTTCGCGTGCCGCCGCTGCGCGAGCGGCAGGGGGATATTCGCTTCCTCGCACGCCACTTCCTCCGCGAATTCCTCCGCGAAGTGCCGTCGCTCGGTGAAAAGGGCTTTGCCGAGGATGCGCTGGAACTGCTCGAACGCCATTCGTTTCCGGGGAACGTTCGCGAACTGAAGACGACCATCGAGCGAGCGGCCTATCGCGACACGACGCGCGAGATCAACATCGAGGACCTGGCGTTGCCGCTGCCGGCCGCCGCGTCGTCCGCGGGTGGGACGTTCAGCGAGCGCGTGGCGGCTTTCGAGCGCCAGCTCGTGCACGACGCGCTCGAAGCGTCACACGGCAACCAAGCCGATGCGGCGCGCCACCTGGGGCTGGCGTACCACCGGTTCCGGTACTACGCGCACAAGTACCGCTGA